In Sulfurovum xiamenensis, a genomic segment contains:
- the truA gene encoding tRNA pseudouridine(38-40) synthase TruA translates to MRVKAVISYDGSHYQGFQKQKSTKMTITAAIEKALASLQIDSPIVGSGRTDAGVHATGQVIHFDLPDFWSDLEKLKHNLNRKLTDISFKHISVAANDFHARFSAKKRVYRYVFKTHKPSVFEHKYISYYEAFDPALLINALKIFEGEHDFNFFHKTGTITHTTIRKIYRTDYVERNGYHFIYFQANGFLRSQVRMMVDAAMRCARGDMSITQLQEQLTCQKKHTTKLAPPEGLYLSRIVYG, encoded by the coding sequence ATGCGTGTAAAAGCTGTGATCAGTTATGATGGAAGTCACTATCAGGGCTTTCAAAAACAAAAATCTACCAAAATGACCATTACTGCTGCTATAGAGAAGGCACTTGCCTCTTTACAGATAGATTCACCTATCGTTGGAAGTGGAAGAACAGATGCCGGCGTACATGCTACCGGTCAGGTCATACACTTTGACCTACCGGATTTCTGGAGCGATCTGGAGAAACTCAAACATAATTTAAACCGAAAATTGACGGATATCTCTTTCAAACATATCTCGGTTGCAGCCAATGATTTTCATGCACGTTTCAGTGCGAAAAAAAGAGTCTACCGTTATGTATTTAAAACACACAAACCTTCTGTTTTTGAACATAAATATATTTCATATTATGAAGCATTCGATCCTGCTCTATTGATCAATGCACTCAAAATATTTGAGGGCGAACATGATTTTAATTTCTTTCATAAGACAGGTACGATTACACATACTACTATCCGGAAGATCTATCGTACCGATTATGTCGAACGTAACGGATATCACTTTATCTATTTTCAAGCCAATGGCTTTTTACGCTCTCAGGTACGTATGATGGTGGATGCGGCGATGCGTTGTGCCAGGGGGGATATGAGTATCACACAACTTCAAGAACAACTCACATGCCAAAAAAAACATACCACCAAACTTGCTCCTCCGGAAGGACTTTATCTCTCAAGAATTGTCTATGGATGA
- a CDS encoding c-type cytochrome yields MKKLFIFTAILCFSHANNEMEALYLQNGCNGCHGMYGEGMGASPRLQGVREEVLLRRLKDLQKGKTRSAFGTIMVSFAKALDQNQTIEMAKYLSNLETKVDDERYEIEYTPAGDGGS; encoded by the coding sequence TTGAAGAAACTCTTTATTTTTACCGCCATATTATGCTTTTCTCATGCGAATAACGAAATGGAAGCACTCTACCTGCAAAATGGATGCAATGGATGTCATGGAATGTATGGAGAAGGTATGGGTGCATCCCCCAGACTGCAAGGGGTAAGGGAAGAGGTATTATTGAGAAGACTTAAAGATCTACAAAAGGGAAAGACCCGTTCTGCTTTTGGTACGATCATGGTATCATTTGCCAAAGCACTTGATCAAAATCAAACCATAGAGATGGCAAAGTATCTATCAAATCTGGAAACAAAAGTGGATGATGAGCGTTATGAAATAGAGTATACACCCGCCGGAGATGGCGGATCATAA
- a CDS encoding ArnT family glycosyltransferase → MIKHLSIPFFILILVAAIGIYFRPIWIIDETRYLSVAWEMWDKSSFLVPLLNGEPYHHKPPFIFWLVHLNWSLFGVNETTVRFIPMLFGFGTLVLAYRLYLALWKEDLQGAQNTLLILAGTLIFTFYNSLFMFDIILTFWVFLGVLGIVQAIQKQTPLSFGLISLSFGFGILTKGPVILVHLLPLLILASYWNAQKIDKRVYLKFSLAFLGGVVIALCWAIPAGIAGGEAYQHAIFWGQTADRMVNSFAHQRAIWWYLALLPLLLFPWSFHKAFYTSFKQITMDHGLKMLLIWMFFALLIFSFISGKQVHYILPEIAAFSLFASRVLTTTDPDMKGYTKSLGYTYLFFAIVFAIAPFVAPKSITFPVDHTAFLQSAFLLFVLGFYLLKKHFNLQHNAIKAMALSIIVAVFAVHFSIHNFLAAQDISDFSRKISSLQQKGIPVAQDKKYHDQFHFLGRLHDPIIVLSGKQKISKFIKKHPDGMIITYRKKKHMHKIDQELITEKTSFKGKYAILIKAALYDNLDRAP, encoded by the coding sequence ATGATAAAACATCTCTCCATTCCCTTTTTCATACTTATCCTGGTGGCAGCTATCGGCATCTATTTTCGTCCTATTTGGATCATCGATGAAACACGTTATCTAAGTGTCGCATGGGAGATGTGGGATAAAAGCTCCTTTTTGGTTCCACTGCTCAATGGTGAACCTTACCACCACAAACCTCCATTTATATTTTGGTTGGTGCATTTGAACTGGTCACTTTTTGGTGTGAATGAAACCACTGTACGTTTCATACCTATGTTATTTGGTTTTGGGACACTGGTACTGGCCTATAGACTCTATCTTGCACTCTGGAAAGAAGATCTTCAAGGTGCCCAGAACACCCTTTTGATCTTGGCAGGTACCTTGATATTTACTTTTTACAATTCACTGTTTATGTTTGATATCATATTGACATTTTGGGTATTTCTCGGTGTTTTGGGTATCGTACAGGCTATACAAAAACAGACCCCTCTCTCCTTTGGTCTTATCTCACTTTCATTTGGCTTTGGCATACTGACCAAAGGACCGGTTATTTTAGTCCACTTGCTTCCACTCTTAATACTGGCATCCTATTGGAATGCTCAAAAAATAGATAAACGTGTATATCTTAAATTTTCCTTAGCATTTTTAGGGGGTGTTGTCATTGCACTTTGCTGGGCGATCCCTGCAGGTATCGCAGGTGGTGAAGCCTATCAACATGCTATTTTTTGGGGGCAGACAGCCGATAGGATGGTCAACTCTTTTGCACACCAAAGAGCTATTTGGTGGTATCTTGCTCTATTACCATTACTCCTTTTCCCATGGTCGTTCCATAAGGCATTCTATACTTCATTCAAACAGATCACGATGGATCACGGGTTGAAAATGCTGTTGATCTGGATGTTCTTTGCACTGCTGATATTTTCATTTATCAGCGGCAAACAGGTGCATTATATCTTACCCGAAATCGCTGCATTTTCCCTCTTTGCTTCAAGGGTTCTCACGACTACTGATCCTGACATGAAAGGCTATACAAAGTCTCTAGGGTATACCTACCTTTTCTTTGCTATAGTATTTGCCATTGCACCTTTTGTTGCACCAAAATCCATCACATTTCCTGTGGATCACACTGCTTTTCTGCAGTCGGCATTTTTACTGTTCGTTCTTGGATTCTATCTGTTAAAAAAGCATTTCAATCTGCAACACAATGCCATAAAGGCTATGGCATTAAGTATCATAGTGGCTGTTTTTGCCGTACATTTTTCCATTCACAATTTTTTAGCCGCACAAGATATTTCGGACTTTTCACGAAAAATATCATCGTTGCAACAAAAAGGTATACCAGTAGCACAAGATAAAAAATACCATGATCAGTTTCATTTTTTAGGAAGACTCCATGATCCTATCATCGTCTTATCAGGTAAACAAAAGATCTCTAAGTTCATAAAAAAGCATCCAGATGGCATGATCATTACCTACCGTAAGAAAAAGCATATGCATAAGATAGATCAAGAGCTTATTACTGAAAAGACAAGCTTCAAAGGCAAATACGCCATCCTCATCAAGGCTGCTCTCTACGACAACCTAGATCGTGCACCTTGA
- a CDS encoding di-trans,poly-cis-decaprenylcistransferase, whose product MSENTIKHLAIIMDGNGRWAKERGLKRTKGHEAGAEIIRDITMYCAKHPSIETATFYAFSTENWKRPKLEVEYLMKLLNRYLQKELETYQSHNIRFQAIGNIEAFSKSLQDRIKTTEELTKNNTSLTQVLALNYGGRAEITSAVNSLIAEGKTSVTEEDISGALQTPYSDIDLLIRTSGEERISNFLLWQISYSELYFTPTLWPDFSSKELQKIIENFEQRNRRFGGIK is encoded by the coding sequence ATGTCTGAAAATACAATAAAACATCTTGCTATCATTATGGATGGTAATGGAAGATGGGCAAAAGAGCGTGGTCTGAAACGTACCAAAGGACATGAAGCAGGGGCAGAAATCATTCGTGATATTACGATGTACTGCGCGAAACACCCAAGTATAGAGACCGCTACATTTTACGCTTTTAGTACCGAAAACTGGAAACGTCCTAAACTTGAGGTGGAATACCTCATGAAACTGCTTAACCGATATCTCCAAAAAGAACTGGAAACTTATCAATCACATAATATCCGTTTTCAAGCTATTGGCAATATTGAAGCCTTTAGTAAGTCTTTACAGGATCGTATTAAAACAACGGAAGAACTCACCAAAAACAATACCAGTCTTACACAGGTGCTTGCATTAAATTACGGTGGTCGTGCAGAAATAACCTCTGCGGTCAATAGCCTTATTGCAGAAGGTAAGACAAGTGTAACAGAAGAGGATATCTCTGGAGCATTGCAGACACCGTACAGCGATATAGATCTGCTGATCCGTACCAGTGGGGAAGAACGTATTTCCAACTTCCTGTTGTGGCAGATCTCTTATAGTGAACTCTATTTCACCCCTACACTCTGGCCTGATTTTTCAAGTAAAGAGTTGCAGAAAATTATAGAAAATTTTGAACAACGTAATAGACGTTTTGGAGGTATTAAATGA
- a CDS encoding prepilin peptidase: MIETVTGILVFIFGIMIGSFLNVVIYRIPKGESIVFPASKCQSCQTPLKWYHNIPLFSWIVLCGKCGFCKEKISAQYPIVEFLTGIIFIALYFKLGLVWYLPFIAASFAALLALVMIDFKYMAVPDNVNFAALIFALVQPGFLMALLYASIAAGGLYLIGLLSSLIARKQAMGGADVIVAGTMGALLGFPNFFVALFLSALLAMIPALIWRDKGVPFVPFLALATFIVYLYDVQATQLLETIIYG, translated from the coding sequence ATGATAGAAACAGTGACAGGCATCCTGGTTTTTATATTTGGCATTATGATAGGATCTTTTTTGAATGTAGTCATCTACCGTATACCAAAAGGTGAAAGTATTGTTTTCCCCGCATCCAAATGCCAAAGCTGCCAAACCCCGCTTAAGTGGTATCATAATATCCCTCTCTTTTCATGGATAGTCCTGTGTGGTAAATGCGGTTTTTGTAAAGAGAAGATATCTGCACAGTACCCGATCGTTGAATTCCTGACAGGTATTATTTTTATAGCACTCTATTTCAAACTAGGATTGGTCTGGTACCTGCCTTTTATTGCTGCTTCATTTGCCGCACTGCTTGCGCTTGTGATGATAGATTTCAAATATATGGCAGTCCCGGACAATGTAAACTTTGCAGCACTCATTTTTGCCCTTGTACAACCTGGATTTCTGATGGCACTTCTCTATGCAAGCATTGCTGCGGGTGGACTTTACCTGATAGGCCTGCTCTCATCACTGATCGCAAGAAAACAAGCGATGGGTGGTGCAGATGTCATTGTTGCTGGAACCATGGGTGCACTGCTTGGATTCCCAAACTTTTTTGTTGCACTCTTCCTCTCTGCCCTGTTAGCCATGATCCCTGCACTGATATGGAGAGATAAAGGCGTACCTTTCGTACCTTTCTTAGCTTTAGCTACCTTTATTGTATATCTCTATGATGTACAAGCCACACAACTCTTGGAAACAATCATTTATGGTTAA
- the coaBC gene encoding bifunctional phosphopantothenoylcysteine decarboxylase/phosphopantothenate--cysteine ligase CoaBC, with translation MQIDLTGKSILLGVTGSISAYKACEIARLFVKAGAEVHVAMSPSAERFVSALTFEALTRNPVLTEKSESWASELNHIELGKKCDVFVIAPATANTINKIAQGIADNILTQTALAFKDKILIAPAANTQMLAKTATCNALAFLQENNYTMINPQDKLLACGDVGSGALAEPTEVFFEVAKALYRDPFWENRSVIVTGGGTREKLDEVRYISNFSSGKMAKALSVALYLRGADVSYISTMGFDDLPSAITTIEANDAQDILESTQHAIQKVTAESSHKMKIPYLFMVAAVADFTPKAPQSGKLKKSMLGDTWNIELKQTTDVLASIDKNAIKTVGFKAEMDTQEGLNNAIDLLEKKGVDAVCYNLLKDAKSFGGNENEITFITKETQVSLGRADKLTLSTKILDESKKLINEEETNV, from the coding sequence ATGCAAATTGATCTAACGGGTAAATCAATACTCTTAGGCGTTACTGGCAGTATCTCTGCCTATAAGGCCTGTGAGATCGCCCGCCTATTTGTCAAAGCAGGTGCAGAGGTACATGTAGCCATGAGCCCCTCTGCCGAGCGTTTTGTCTCTGCACTCACATTTGAGGCCCTGACACGTAATCCTGTGTTAACAGAGAAGAGTGAATCTTGGGCCAGTGAGCTCAATCATATAGAGTTGGGTAAAAAGTGTGATGTGTTTGTTATCGCCCCAGCCACAGCTAATACCATTAACAAAATTGCACAGGGTATCGCGGATAATATTTTAACGCAAACGGCATTGGCATTTAAAGATAAGATTCTCATCGCTCCTGCAGCCAATACACAGATGCTAGCAAAAACTGCTACCTGTAATGCCCTTGCCTTTTTACAGGAGAATAATTATACGATGATCAATCCCCAGGATAAACTCCTTGCCTGTGGAGATGTGGGATCTGGTGCACTGGCAGAACCGACTGAGGTATTTTTTGAAGTCGCCAAAGCACTATATCGTGATCCATTTTGGGAAAACAGATCTGTCATCGTGACAGGTGGAGGTACGCGAGAAAAGCTGGATGAAGTACGCTATATATCAAACTTCTCATCAGGGAAAATGGCCAAAGCACTCTCTGTCGCACTCTATTTGAGAGGTGCAGATGTTTCGTATATCTCTACGATGGGATTCGATGACCTGCCCTCTGCCATTACAACCATAGAAGCTAACGATGCACAAGATATTTTAGAGTCCACGCAGCACGCTATTCAAAAAGTCACAGCAGAAAGCAGCCACAAGATGAAAATACCTTATCTTTTTATGGTAGCAGCGGTTGCAGACTTTACACCTAAAGCACCGCAAAGTGGTAAACTAAAAAAATCCATGCTTGGCGATACGTGGAATATTGAACTCAAGCAGACTACTGATGTACTGGCTTCGATCGACAAAAATGCTATCAAAACGGTGGGATTTAAAGCTGAAATGGATACACAGGAAGGATTAAACAATGCCATAGACCTTTTAGAAAAGAAAGGTGTGGATGCAGTGTGCTACAACCTTTTAAAAGATGCCAAAAGCTTTGGTGGTAATGAAAATGAAATCACCTTTATTACCAAGGAAACACAAGTTTCTCTAGGTCGTGCAGATAAACTCACGCTCTCTACTAAGATACTAGATGAATCCAAAAAACTTATCAATGAAGAAGAGACTAATGTCTGA
- a CDS encoding lipid-A-disaccharide synthase N-terminal domain-containing protein, whose amino-acid sequence MSSGWLSYGLFVYVIGFSAQILFSARLLVQWIQSEKVKKVLTPELFWELSLMASFLLFVYGWLRDDFAIMLGQSITYFIYIRNMQLQGSWRKIPYFLQIFLWFFPLFIVLYAYNNNVIDMHRLFKNEDIPLFLLLWGSIGQILFTFRFVYQWIYSERMKISHLPLGFWMLSLTGSFMILSYAIFRKDPVLLLGQLFGFIIYTRNIMIGLKNSNKE is encoded by the coding sequence ATGAGTAGTGGATGGCTCTCGTATGGACTCTTTGTCTATGTTATAGGATTCAGTGCACAAATTCTTTTTTCGGCACGTCTTCTTGTACAATGGATACAGTCAGAAAAAGTGAAAAAAGTACTCACCCCGGAACTCTTTTGGGAATTGAGCCTTATGGCCTCTTTTTTATTATTTGTATATGGGTGGTTACGTGATGACTTTGCTATCATGTTGGGACAGTCAATCACCTATTTTATCTATATAAGAAATATGCAGCTTCAAGGATCTTGGAGAAAGATCCCTTATTTTTTACAAATCTTTTTATGGTTTTTCCCTCTATTTATTGTTCTTTATGCCTATAACAATAACGTGATCGATATGCATCGTCTCTTTAAAAATGAGGATATCCCTTTGTTTCTTTTACTCTGGGGAAGCATCGGACAAATTCTTTTTACGTTTAGATTTGTTTACCAGTGGATCTACTCAGAACGTATGAAAATATCTCATCTCCCACTTGGTTTTTGGATGTTAAGTCTGACCGGTTCATTCATGATATTAAGTTATGCCATTTTCAGAAAAGATCCTGTTTTGCTTCTAGGACAACTTTTTGGGTTTATCATTTATACCCGCAATATTATGATAGGACTCAAAAATAGTAATAAAGAGTGA
- a CDS encoding LptF/LptG family permease, translating to MVNVKGYISSNFTKSFLMIFLPFFIIISLVFFVKISALTSKIQISFAELILLYSYSIPEIIFYTIPLSFVAALANVLINLSQGNELIALYALGLKAKKILSSLLLLGLLFSLLLASISFLAMPLSKQFYKAFKEEKKNEAKLNIIPGELGQKFGDYYMYVKEKTGDTFHDIVIYNRTNKADEQFFSSQTGHINNNENLTSLLLHKGYGYTYAKTKLQQAEYETMEVFDRSKSQGFQFQSILSYWSEGKESREKVMHRILFYVFTSLIPLLSVYLVASFTMINPRYQQNRSFLIIFVTTLFFYVIASSLEKWGNPLILVLTISAVTILGQWLFKKRVAKYF from the coding sequence ATGGTTAATGTCAAAGGCTATATATCATCAAACTTTACCAAGTCATTTTTGATGATATTCCTGCCATTTTTCATTATTATATCTCTCGTATTTTTTGTCAAAATATCAGCACTGACCTCCAAAATACAGATCAGTTTTGCAGAATTGATCCTCCTTTACAGTTATTCTATACCAGAAATTATTTTTTATACGATACCCCTCTCTTTTGTCGCCGCCTTGGCAAATGTACTGATCAATCTCTCTCAGGGCAATGAACTTATTGCCCTCTATGCACTCGGACTGAAAGCAAAAAAGATACTCAGCAGTCTGCTGCTGCTCGGTCTTCTTTTTTCACTCCTATTGGCCAGTATCTCTTTTCTAGCTATGCCATTGAGTAAACAATTCTATAAAGCCTTCAAAGAAGAGAAAAAAAATGAAGCAAAACTGAACATCATTCCTGGTGAACTGGGTCAAAAATTTGGAGACTATTATATGTATGTCAAAGAGAAAACAGGGGATACTTTTCATGATATTGTCATCTATAACCGTACAAATAAAGCAGATGAACAGTTCTTTTCATCTCAAACAGGTCACATCAATAACAATGAAAATCTGACTTCTCTACTTCTGCATAAGGGATATGGATATACCTATGCAAAAACAAAATTACAACAGGCAGAATATGAAACCATGGAAGTTTTTGACAGGTCTAAAAGCCAAGGATTTCAATTTCAAAGTATCCTCTCCTATTGGAGTGAAGGGAAAGAAAGCAGAGAGAAGGTAATGCATAGAATCCTATTTTATGTTTTCACAAGCCTTATTCCTTTGCTTTCAGTCTATCTTGTTGCTTCTTTTACCATGATTAATCCTCGTTATCAACAAAACCGTTCATTTCTTATCATCTTTGTCACGACACTGTTCTTCTATGTCATCGCGTCGTCTTTAGAAAAATGGGGAAATCCTCTTATCTTGGTCCTTACTATCAGTGCTGTTACCATACTAGGTCAATGGCTCTTTAAAAAACGTGTAGCCAAGTACTTCTAA
- the trmA gene encoding tRNA (uridine(54)-C5)-methyltransferase TrmA, whose protein sequence is MNCKHFGSCGSCGLYEIGYEEQLKQKQQWVSGLLEPFYQGDLEVFNSPSDHYRARAEFRIWHEGERCDYAMGNIEKNGAITVEECPKVIEAIEKRMWKLLEKINASTDVLKQRLFAVEFLATTTDECLITMLYHRRLDDVWSAEAKKLEAELNCKIMGRSRKQKVILSNEFVTETLDIEGQTFTYVQYESGFTQPNPAVNVKMIAWSIKQAKTVGYGDFLESYCGLGNFTLPLSHYFDRVLATEISKRSIHAALENCALNAIDNITFARLASEEMTEALNGVREFSRLKGIDLKSYNFSTVLVDPPRAGLDEGTIALISNIENIIYISCNPETLARDLATLTKTHDVIEAAMFDQFPHTEHVESGVFLKKRSV, encoded by the coding sequence TTGAATTGTAAACATTTTGGAAGTTGTGGTTCCTGCGGACTCTATGAGATAGGCTATGAGGAACAATTAAAGCAGAAACAGCAGTGGGTTTCCGGGCTTTTGGAGCCTTTTTATCAGGGTGACTTAGAGGTTTTTAATTCGCCTTCCGACCATTATAGGGCCCGAGCAGAGTTCCGTATCTGGCATGAGGGTGAGAGATGTGATTATGCCATGGGGAACATCGAGAAAAATGGTGCGATCACTGTAGAAGAGTGTCCCAAAGTCATCGAAGCTATAGAAAAACGTATGTGGAAGCTGCTTGAAAAGATCAATGCATCGACAGATGTGTTGAAGCAGCGTCTTTTTGCCGTGGAATTTTTGGCAACGACTACCGATGAATGTCTTATCACGATGTTGTATCACAGAAGACTTGATGATGTGTGGAGTGCTGAGGCCAAGAAACTTGAAGCAGAACTTAACTGTAAGATCATGGGGCGTAGCCGTAAACAAAAAGTGATCCTTTCGAATGAATTCGTTACAGAAACGTTGGATATAGAGGGTCAAACATTCACTTATGTACAGTATGAAAGCGGTTTTACCCAGCCAAACCCTGCTGTGAATGTCAAAATGATTGCGTGGTCCATTAAGCAAGCCAAAACGGTAGGGTATGGGGATTTCTTAGAGAGTTACTGCGGTCTGGGGAACTTCACACTGCCTCTCTCTCATTACTTTGATAGAGTATTGGCCACAGAGATCAGTAAACGATCCATTCATGCAGCACTGGAGAATTGTGCGCTCAACGCTATTGACAATATCACTTTTGCAAGACTAGCATCAGAAGAGATGACAGAAGCTTTGAATGGGGTAAGAGAGTTTTCCAGACTGAAAGGGATAGATCTGAAAAGTTATAACTTCAGTACGGTTTTGGTAGATCCGCCAAGAGCAGGATTGGATGAGGGGACCATAGCGCTTATTTCAAATATAGAAAATATTATCTATATCTCATGTAACCCTGAAACACTTGCAAGAGATCTTGCAACACTGACCAAAACACATGATGTGATTGAAGCAGCGATGTTTGATCAGTTCCCACATACGGAGCATGTGGAGAGTGGTGTATTTTTGAAGAAGAGATCAGTGTGA
- the glmU gene encoding bifunctional UDP-N-acetylglucosamine diphosphorylase/glucosamine-1-phosphate N-acetyltransferase GlmU, with amino-acid sequence MSISVVILAAGQGTRMKSTTPKVLHEISGKPMLFHAIDAAQKISDDITVVLYHQAERIQETIEAYYSGIHFHMQDAVQFPGTGGAMKGVTVKHSKALILNGDMPLVTMSALESLMQGDADINMSVIKLDNPTGYGRVVINQGNVVEIVEEKDCIPAQKEIQTVNAGVYCVKKELLERYIPHLNNDNAQKEYYLTDIIKMAVDEGKIVHPVMVDEEEFKGVNSKLDLAHAEEIMQRRIKTEWMKAGVSMRLPETIYIDSRATFEGECILENGVSIQGAAYIIASHIKTHSVIEDAHIENSDVGPMGRVRPHSTLIDTHIGNFVEVKKSTLTGVKAGHLSYMGDATIDAGTNIGAGVITCNYDGKNKYPTKIGKNVFVGSDTQLVAPVTIEDDVMIAAGSTINKNVAQGELAISRAPLRTVKNFFYKFFGDK; translated from the coding sequence ATGTCTATAAGTGTTGTCATACTCGCAGCAGGTCAAGGTACAAGAATGAAGTCCACGACCCCCAAAGTACTTCATGAAATCTCCGGAAAACCTATGCTCTTCCATGCCATTGATGCCGCACAGAAGATCTCTGATGATATCACTGTGGTACTCTACCATCAAGCGGAACGGATCCAAGAAACCATAGAGGCATACTACAGCGGTATACATTTTCACATGCAGGATGCCGTACAGTTTCCAGGTACGGGTGGGGCTATGAAAGGTGTCACGGTCAAACACTCTAAAGCATTGATACTCAATGGTGATATGCCGCTCGTCACGATGTCTGCACTGGAATCACTGATGCAGGGAGATGCTGACATCAATATGTCTGTGATCAAACTGGACAATCCTACGGGCTATGGACGTGTCGTCATCAACCAAGGTAATGTCGTGGAGATCGTAGAAGAAAAGGACTGCATTCCTGCACAAAAAGAGATACAGACTGTCAACGCAGGTGTCTACTGCGTCAAAAAAGAATTACTGGAACGCTACATCCCGCATCTCAATAACGACAATGCCCAAAAAGAGTACTACCTAACAGATATCATCAAGATGGCAGTAGATGAGGGGAAGATCGTCCACCCTGTCATGGTGGATGAAGAGGAGTTCAAAGGGGTGAATTCCAAGCTCGATCTGGCACATGCAGAAGAGATCATGCAAAGACGTATCAAAACAGAGTGGATGAAAGCCGGTGTCTCTATGCGTTTGCCTGAGACCATTTACATTGATTCACGTGCCACTTTTGAAGGTGAGTGTATCTTGGAAAATGGTGTCAGCATCCAGGGTGCTGCGTATATTATTGCTTCACATATTAAAACGCACTCTGTCATAGAAGATGCACATATAGAGAATTCCGATGTCGGTCCTATGGGAAGGGTAAGGCCGCATTCAACACTCATTGATACACATATCGGTAACTTTGTTGAAGTAAAAAAATCCACACTGACAGGAGTCAAAGCCGGACACCTCTCCTACATGGGTGATGCAACTATAGATGCAGGTACGAACATCGGTGCAGGTGTCATTACCTGTAATTACGATGGAAAGAACAAATACCCAACCAAGATCGGTAAAAATGTCTTTGTGGGTTCTGATACACAACTTGTCGCACCGGTGACCATAGAAGATGATGTGATGATAGCAGCAGGAAGTACCATCAACAAAAACGTTGCACAAGGTGAGCTTGCCATCTCTAGAGCACCGCTAAGAACGGTGAAAAATTTCTTTTATAAATTTTTCGGAGACAAATAA
- a CDS encoding glycosyltransferase, translating into MKSNYRMSIIVPVYNEVDNLDRIEAVFTEYFAHSETKSKVIFVDDGSTDGSFEKIMEICKKDDFSYIKFDKNYGLSTAIKAGIDVCDTELVGYIDADLQTTPFDFDLLLEEIDQYEAVIGFRGKRKDTLSKKVQSSFANSIRRALIDDGVIDTGCPLKVMKTDVAKKIPFFDGMHRFIPALIKLQGGQIQQKSVQHFERTAGVSKFNIFNRSIKPLQDAFAYRWMKSRYITYKVEESNPSV; encoded by the coding sequence ATGAAAAGTAACTATAGAATGAGTATCATTGTACCTGTCTACAATGAAGTGGACAATCTAGATAGGATAGAGGCTGTTTTTACAGAATATTTTGCTCACAGTGAGACCAAAAGTAAGGTCATATTTGTCGATGACGGCTCTACGGATGGCAGTTTTGAGAAAATAATGGAAATTTGTAAAAAAGATGATTTCAGCTATATAAAATTCGATAAAAACTATGGATTGAGTACGGCTATTAAAGCAGGGATTGATGTGTGTGATACAGAGCTTGTCGGGTATATCGATGCAGATCTGCAAACCACACCGTTTGATTTTGATCTACTCCTTGAAGAGATAGACCAGTATGAGGCAGTTATTGGATTTAGGGGTAAACGAAAAGATACGTTAAGTAAGAAAGTACAGTCCTCTTTTGCCAACTCTATCAGACGTGCCTTGATCGATGATGGCGTGATCGATACCGGATGCCCTCTGAAGGTCATGAAAACTGATGTGGCAAAAAAAATACCTTTTTTTGACGGGATGCATCGTTTTATTCCTGCTCTGATCAAACTTCAAGGCGGTCAGATACAGCAAAAAAGCGTTCAACATTTTGAACGAACGGCAGGGGTATCAAAATTTAATATCTTTAATCGTTCCATTAAGCCTCTTCAGGATGCCTTTGCCTACCGCTGGATGAAAAGCAGATATATTACCTATAAAGTTGAAGAAAGTAATCCTAGTGTATGA